The Pelecanus crispus isolate bPelCri1 chromosome 7, bPelCri1.pri, whole genome shotgun sequence genome includes a window with the following:
- the TAMM41 gene encoding phosphatidate cytidylyltransferase, mitochondrial isoform X1: MALPVLSSSGVKFRRVLAHFPQELSLAFAYGSGVFRQAGASAGHGEDNMLDFVFAVDDSVTWHMMNLLKNRSHYSFLKVFGPKQISSIQSYGAGIYYNTLVPCNGRMIKYGVISTDTLIDDLLHWKTLYVAGRLQKPVKILTQNENSKLQAALVSNLKSAVTAAFLMLPESFSEEDLYMQIAGLSYSGDFRMVIGEDRSKVQNIVKPNVPHFQKLYSNILQDCPQVVYKHHLGRLEIDKSPEGQFTQLMALPRTLQQKITSLVDPPGKNRDVEEILLQVAHDPDCGVVVHQGISGIVRSSSIVQSAKTILTAGAKKSITYSMKKLYKMTKGWLKKT; the protein is encoded by the exons ATGGCGCTGCCGGTGCTGTCGAGCTCGGGAGTGAAGTTCCGGCGGGTCCTGGCGCACTTCCCTCAGGAGCTCAGCCTGGCCTTCGCCTACGGGTCCGGAGTCTTCCGGCAGGCGGGGGCTTCGGCCGGGCACGGCGAG GACAATATGCTGGACTTTGTGTTTGCTGTTGATGATTCTGTGACCTGGCATATGATGAACTTGTTAAAGAACAGGAGTCATTATTCCTTCTTAAAAGTTTTTGGGCCAAAACAGATTAGTAGCATACAGAGCTATGGAGCAGGGATTTACTACAATACTTTAGTGCCATGTAATGGTAGG atgatAAAATACGGTGTAATTAGCACTGATACCCTGATTGATGATTTACTTCACTGGAAAACCCTCTATGTCGCTGGACGCCTACAAAAACCG GTGAAAATACTGACACAGAATGAGAATAGCAAGCTGCAAGCTGCTCTTGTTAGCAATCTGAAGAGTGCAGTCACAGCAGCCTTTCTCATGTTACCAGAAAGTTTCTCTGAAGAAGACCTCTATATGCAGATTGCAGGACTCTCCTATTCTG GGGATTTCAGAATGGTAATAGGAGAAGACAGATCGAAAGTGCAGAACATAGTGAAACCTAATGTTCCCCATTTTCAGAAGCTGTACAGTAACATATTACAGGACTGCCCTCAAGTGGTATATAAGCACCATCTGGGAAGGCTAGAG ATTGATAAAAGTCCAGAAGGTCAATTTACACAACTGATGGCTTTGCCAAGGACTCTGCAACAAAAGATAACTTCTTTGGTAGACCCtcctggaaaaaacagagatgTGGAAGAAATTTTACTGCAAGTTGCCCATGACCCTGACTGTGGAGTTGTGGTGCATCAAG GCATTTCGGGAATTGTGAGATCTTCCAGTATAGTGCAGAGTGCTAAAACCATACTAACAGCTG gggcAAAGAAATCTATAACTTACAGTATGaagaaattatataaaatgaCAAAGGGATGGTTAAAGAAGACATGA
- the TAMM41 gene encoding phosphatidate cytidylyltransferase, mitochondrial isoform X2, with protein MALPVLSSSGVKFRRVLAHFPQELSLAFAYGSGVFRQAGASAGHGEDNMLDFVFAVDDSVTWHMMNLLKNRSHYSFLKVFGPKQISSIQSYGAGIYYNTLVPCNGRMIKYGVISTDTLIDDLLHWKTLYVAGRLQKPVKILTQNENSKLQAALVSNLKSAVTAAFLMLPESFSEEDLYMQIAGLSYSGDFRMVIGEDRSKVQNIVKPNVPHFQKLYSNILQDCPQVVYKHHLGRLEIDKSPEGQFTQLMALPRTLQQKITSLVDPPGKNRDVEEILLQVAHDPDCGVVVHQGISGIVRSSSIVQSAKTILTADVPLPARED; from the exons ATGGCGCTGCCGGTGCTGTCGAGCTCGGGAGTGAAGTTCCGGCGGGTCCTGGCGCACTTCCCTCAGGAGCTCAGCCTGGCCTTCGCCTACGGGTCCGGAGTCTTCCGGCAGGCGGGGGCTTCGGCCGGGCACGGCGAG GACAATATGCTGGACTTTGTGTTTGCTGTTGATGATTCTGTGACCTGGCATATGATGAACTTGTTAAAGAACAGGAGTCATTATTCCTTCTTAAAAGTTTTTGGGCCAAAACAGATTAGTAGCATACAGAGCTATGGAGCAGGGATTTACTACAATACTTTAGTGCCATGTAATGGTAGG atgatAAAATACGGTGTAATTAGCACTGATACCCTGATTGATGATTTACTTCACTGGAAAACCCTCTATGTCGCTGGACGCCTACAAAAACCG GTGAAAATACTGACACAGAATGAGAATAGCAAGCTGCAAGCTGCTCTTGTTAGCAATCTGAAGAGTGCAGTCACAGCAGCCTTTCTCATGTTACCAGAAAGTTTCTCTGAAGAAGACCTCTATATGCAGATTGCAGGACTCTCCTATTCTG GGGATTTCAGAATGGTAATAGGAGAAGACAGATCGAAAGTGCAGAACATAGTGAAACCTAATGTTCCCCATTTTCAGAAGCTGTACAGTAACATATTACAGGACTGCCCTCAAGTGGTATATAAGCACCATCTGGGAAGGCTAGAG ATTGATAAAAGTCCAGAAGGTCAATTTACACAACTGATGGCTTTGCCAAGGACTCTGCAACAAAAGATAACTTCTTTGGTAGACCCtcctggaaaaaacagagatgTGGAAGAAATTTTACTGCAAGTTGCCCATGACCCTGACTGTGGAGTTGTGGTGCATCAAG GCATTTCGGGAATTGTGAGATCTTCCAGTATAGTGCAGAGTGCTAAAACCATACTAACAGCTG atgttCCTTTGCCTGCTCGAGAAGATTAA